In the Clavelina lepadiformis chromosome 8, kaClaLepa1.1, whole genome shotgun sequence genome, one interval contains:
- the LOC143469311 gene encoding uncharacterized protein LOC143469311: protein MESAAQQSFDANNFSPQPYAHRNALASAQSNRGNNLASRKGKKDDIIQSKYDTRLADAALRQAAEGGYLISPSRAFLLERCSTADQETQSLHKIEYLHLAHFHVRTLGYIQSCRHLKVCILHNNYLTRFSALENCPHLIRLDLHSNQITKLPDEPFWSQMQNLKILNLHDNGIGKLEYVQALAACPNLLALTLYDTPLSLKPNYRHHTVNSIWSLKALDHHVVGDDEIIEDALFSKRFSAMNPRLYVELCPKEIEPAQLRTLEIEMQVVRKILSDINKRFVRGSPVVVIQRWVRGHLCRKKRNISYFKVCEKMRKLNIFAHETPSESHGGEAFSLDYDTYLKNRRPGSKTPSASTTLTHHCADTPNKAAIADDKEILPYPKDDDFDLKLLPPSLHINLAKLHQNALRSFDNSPDEQNITIHVHKEIDLPPQSLFSKPLSLSFEKQKVEKASKPLNAPLTAPASALKAQRKEPVTVQQMLGPQNDLVHHVLAEPHPVFGTLVEGGNSHREVGIQFEGDEEIPNHDWRIHDKTFQVSGGRPIIAELDPVQDKVLMNREAGRDVRDALDYWHDQELLKPKPQAKRTKPPPRLKDHVSLATLVAVSKAYRDRDKTDNIATKVDRVMKVQQERMQAKQIVSAFKDEKRTAALNQRQEDRLRIAEAIQQFDANKATYLEYAQERKERALQRHRNRHQELMFAADFGNQHMSVSNALIRHDRQAAKDDVRMQKGQLVDGIKLQLSEQADLVRRYMEHKQLMRQMAGAQDKSKIETRLLQEANDRIMTTRQRVAGKKARKAAIQAYQHSLPATAQPGPWPLVVSRNIVSVPSKGPAKTSLPELQDAKQTTAFSGETIEADFANDAAQFELPPMFYPSTNDDFASRQMQPMSSSVALQS, encoded by the exons ATGGAAAGTGCTGCCCAGCAATCATTTGatgcaaacaatttttcacCTCAACCTTACGCGCATCGAAATGCATTAGCTTCAGCCCAAAGCAATAGAGGCAACAATCTTGCTTCCAGGAAAGGAAAGAAAGATGATATCATTCAATCTAAATATGACACGCGGCTTGCAGATGCAGCACTAAGGCAAGCTGCTGAGGGTGGATACCTTATTTCTCCATCAAGAGCTTTTCTTCTTGAACG ATGTAGCACTGCTGATCAGGAAACACAATCTTTGCACAAGATTGAATACCTACATTTGGCACATTTTCATGTTCGAACTCTTGGTTATATTCAGTCTTGTCGCCACCttaaagtttgcattttacaCAACAATTATTTAACAAGGTTTAGTGCATTGGAAAACTGCCCACATTTAATTAGGCTGGATCTTCACAGCAATCAG ATTACAAAATTACCAGATGAACCATTTTGGAGCCAGATGcaaaacttgaaaatcctAAACCTTCATGATAATGGTATTGGGAAGCTTGAGTACGTTCAAGCCCTTGCTGCTTGCCCAAATCTCCTTGCTCTTACATTGTATGACACACCTTTAAGTTTGAAGCCTAACTACAG aCACCATACAGTCAATAGCATATGGTCTTTGAAGGCATTGGACCATCATGTTGTTGGAGATGACGAAATTATTGAAGATGCTTTGTTTTCGAAAAGATTTAGTGCCATGAATCCAAGATTGTATGTGGAACTCTGTCCAAAAGAAATTGAA CCAGCCCAACTGAGAACTCTTGAAATTGAAATGCAAGTTGTACGTAAAATCTTGTCTGATATCAACAAACGATTTGTTCGTGGATCACCAGTAGTTGTCATACAACGCTGGGTCAGAGGCCACTTGTGtagaaagaaaagaaacatcagttattttaaagtttg TGAAAAAATGCGGAAATTAAATATCTTCGCTCATGAGACGCCCAGTGAAAGTCATGGTGGAGAAGCTTTCAGCCTGGACTATGACACATATCTTAAG AATCGTCGGCCAGGTTCAAAAACGCCAAGTGCTTCTACGACTCTTACTCATCATTGTGCTGACACTCCAAACAAAGCAGCAATTGCTGAT GACAAAGAAATTTTGCCCTATCCAAAAGATGAcgattttgatttaaaattgcTACCACCATCTCTTCATATTAATCTTGCAAAGCTTCATCAAAATGCTTTACGTTCATTTG ATAACAGTCCTGATGAACAAAATATAACCATTCATGTTCACAAGGAGATTGATCTTCCTCCTCAGTCCTTATTTTCAAAACCTCTTTCACTGTCGTTTGAAAAGCAGAAAG TGGAAAAGGCATCAAAACCATTGAATGCTCCACTTACCGCCCCGGCTTCTGCACTTAAAGCTCAGCGAAAGGAACCAGTTACTGTTCAACAGATGCTTGGCCCGCAGAATGACTTGGTACATCATGTATTGGCCGAGCCACATCCGGTCTTCGGTACGCTTGTTGAGGGTGGTAACAGTCATCGAGAAGTTGGTATTCAGTTTGAAGGAGATGAGGAAATACCAAACCATGACTGGAGAATTCAtgacaaaacttttcaagTTTCCGGGGGAAGGCCAATAATAGCAGAG CTTGATCCAGTGCAAGACAAGGTGCTAATGAACAGGGAAGCAGGAAGAGACGTGAGAGATGCTCTTGATTATTGGCATGACCAGGAACTCCTGAAGCCTAAACCACAAGCAAAAAGAACAAAGCCACCTCCTCGG CTGAAAGATCATGTAAGTCTGGCAACGTTGGTAGCAGTTTCAAAGGCATACAGAGATCGAGATAAGACTGACAACATCGCTACAAAGGTGGATAGAGTTATGAAAGTACAACAAGAGCGGATGCAGGCTAAGCAGATTGTTTCTGCTTTCAAG GATGAAAAACGTACAGCTGCTTTAAACCAAAGACAAGAAGATAGACTTCGAATAGCTGAAGCTATACAACAGTTTGATGCCAATAAAGCCACTTATCTCGAATAT GCacaagaaagaaaagagaGAGCACTTCAAAGACATCGAAACCGGCACCAAGAGCTCATGTTTGCTGCAGACTTTGGAAATCAGCATATGTCCGTATCAAATGCGCTTATTCGCCACGACAGGCAGGCGGCCAAAGATGATGTCAGAATGCAGAAAGGACAACTCGTCGATGGAATAAAG CTTCAGTTATCCGAGCAGGCAGACTTAGTACGACGATACATGGAGCATAAGCAGTTGATGAGACAGATGGCGGGTGCTCAAGATAAGTCGAAAATTGAAACAAGGCTACTCCAGGAAGCAAATGACCGAATAATGACAACAAGGCAACGTGTAGCTGgaaaaaaagcaagaaaagCGGCAATACAG GCCTATCAACACAGTCTTCCTGCAACAGCCCAGCCTGGCCCTTGGCCTTTAGTTGTGTCGCGTAATATAGTTTCTGTACCTTCAAAAGGTCCGGCTAAAACATCACTACCAGAGTTACAGGATGCAAAGCAAACCACTGCTTTCTCGGGCGAAACAATCGAAGCAGACTTTGCCAATGACGCCGCTCAGTTTGAACTGCCTCCGATGTTTTATCCTTCTACTAACGATGATTTTGCTTCAAGACAAATGCAACCAATGTCGTCTTCTGTCGCTCTTCAAAGTTGA